Proteins co-encoded in one Acidobacteriota bacterium genomic window:
- a CDS encoding Gfo/Idh/MocA family oxidoreductase, with protein sequence MGAQDTSRRDFVKMGAAVAGTVATWNATSYAKIVGANDRVRTAVVGCGDRMKGALIPSFLQHSKEMNFEFVAISDLWSHRREEGVAYIEKKGGPKVDTVRNNDELYARKDVDAVLIATADFQHAKHGVEAVKAGRDAYVEKPLAHSMKDALAIRDTVHANKQIVQIGTQRRSTPSYQKAFEYIKSGKFGDINMVEMTWNVNQPGRWRRPNVVPLLKEQDTDWKRYLMDQPYEPFDARKYLEFRLFWPYSSGIPDQWLVHQIDTVHWFSGYPNPRSVVANGGIYQWHDGRRNWDTLTAVFDYGPEDDPTKGFQVLYSSRQTNSAGGVKEIYYSNGGSLDMDKQVVNSTGGLTAKAAAEMGMKANLLGQFSLGQAEEVSTAANTGADNQTSANMRNWMDCVRSRKQPNANVDAGYSHSVALCMCIAAMQTGQKITFNQKTQQIMAGGKVHA encoded by the coding sequence ATGGGAGCTCAGGATACGAGCCGCCGGGATTTTGTAAAAATGGGTGCCGCGGTGGCAGGAACAGTCGCAACGTGGAACGCAACAAGCTACGCAAAGATTGTAGGGGCCAACGACCGGGTACGGACTGCGGTGGTGGGGTGCGGCGACCGCATGAAGGGCGCTCTGATTCCCTCCTTTTTGCAGCACTCCAAAGAGATGAACTTCGAGTTTGTGGCGATCTCCGACCTCTGGAGCCACCGCCGCGAAGAGGGCGTCGCCTACATCGAGAAAAAGGGTGGGCCGAAGGTCGACACCGTTCGGAACAACGACGAGTTGTACGCCCGCAAGGACGTCGATGCCGTGCTGATCGCGACAGCCGACTTCCAGCACGCCAAGCATGGCGTCGAAGCCGTGAAGGCCGGACGTGACGCCTACGTGGAAAAGCCGCTCGCGCACTCGATGAAGGACGCGCTGGCCATCCGCGACACCGTGCACGCCAATAAGCAGATTGTGCAGATCGGCACACAGCGCCGCTCCACGCCGAGCTATCAGAAGGCCTTCGAGTACATCAAGTCGGGCAAGTTCGGCGACATCAACATGGTCGAGATGACGTGGAACGTCAACCAGCCCGGGCGCTGGCGCCGTCCCAACGTTGTGCCGTTGCTGAAGGAGCAGGACACGGACTGGAAGCGCTATCTGATGGACCAGCCTTACGAGCCGTTCGACGCGAGAAAGTATCTCGAGTTCCGCCTCTTCTGGCCGTACTCCTCGGGGATTCCCGACCAGTGGCTGGTGCACCAGATCGACACCGTGCACTGGTTCTCGGGCTATCCGAACCCGCGCAGCGTGGTCGCCAACGGCGGCATCTACCAGTGGCACGACGGCCGGCGCAACTGGGACACGTTGACGGCTGTCTTCGACTACGGCCCGGAGGACGATCCGACGAAGGGTTTCCAGGTGCTCTACTCGTCGCGTCAGACCAACTCGGCCGGCGGCGTCAAGGAGATCTACTACTCCAACGGCGGCTCGCTCGACATGGACAAGCAGGTGGTGAACTCCACCGGCGGACTGACGGCGAAGGCTGCTGCCGAGATGGGCATGAAGGCCAACCTGCTGGGTCAGTTCTCGCTCGGCCAGGCGGAGGAGGTCTCAACCGCCGCGAACACCGGAGCAGACAACCAGACCTCGGCCAACATGCGCAACTGGATGGACTGCGTGCGTTCGCGCAAGCAGCCCAATGCCAATGTGGACGCGGGCTACAGCCATTCGGTTGCGCTGTGCATGTGCATCGCCGCAATGCAGACCGGGCAGAAGATCACCTTCAACCAGAAGACGCAGCAGATTATGGCCGGAGGCAAGGTGCATGCATAA
- the pyk gene encoding pyruvate kinase, giving the protein MTTSVKSAFLDTLASGNGRARRAKIVGTLGPASSSIEVFRQLVRAGLDVARLNFSHGSHAQKAELIKMVRQVSREEGKPICILADLQGPKIRTGKLKDHKPVQLVAGKQLIITPREIAGTASMVGTTFTTLAENLEPGSRILLSDGLIELHVDHVNGGDVVCKIINGGMLGENKGINLPGIPVKVPSLTEKDEEDLVFAVGAGVDTVAVSFVRTADDIRHVKNRLAALNSDAWIIAKLEKPQAIEHLDSILEVTDAIMVARGDLGVEVPPEKVPAIQKHIIRRAAEYRKPVITATQMLESMIENPRPTRAEASDVANAVYDGTDAVMLSAESAAGKYPVEAVAMMAKIVTETEEQIRIDPPDTRRHQRGVRLSVAETICECMAHSAEDLELAAIAIFTESGATARLLSKYRPDPPIFALSPFEKVINRSMLLWGTYPLLCGRFHDTDTLVNMAEDLLEEHGQVSEHQIVGIVAGTRTRSGATNFMRLHMIGDRETDTPSRSPRKPSTKKKQRRKR; this is encoded by the coding sequence ATGACGACCTCGGTGAAATCAGCCTTTCTTGACACGCTTGCAAGTGGAAACGGCCGCGCCCGTCGCGCCAAGATCGTCGGGACCCTTGGGCCGGCATCCAGCTCGATTGAAGTCTTTCGCCAGCTTGTGCGCGCCGGCCTGGACGTAGCCCGTTTGAACTTCTCGCACGGCTCGCACGCGCAAAAGGCTGAACTAATCAAGATGGTCAGGCAGGTTTCGCGGGAGGAAGGGAAGCCGATCTGCATCCTCGCCGACCTGCAAGGGCCAAAGATCCGTACCGGCAAGCTGAAGGACCACAAGCCAGTGCAGTTGGTCGCTGGCAAACAGCTCATCATCACGCCGCGCGAGATCGCCGGTACCGCATCAATGGTGGGGACGACGTTTACCACGCTGGCGGAGAACCTTGAGCCGGGCTCGCGGATTCTGCTCTCCGATGGCCTGATCGAGCTGCACGTCGACCATGTAAACGGTGGCGATGTGGTGTGCAAGATCATCAACGGCGGAATGCTGGGCGAGAACAAGGGCATCAATCTTCCGGGAATTCCGGTCAAGGTCCCGTCGCTTACTGAAAAGGACGAGGAGGACCTTGTCTTTGCCGTCGGTGCGGGAGTGGACACTGTTGCGGTCTCATTTGTACGTACTGCGGACGATATCCGCCACGTGAAGAACCGCCTTGCGGCGCTGAACTCCGACGCCTGGATTATTGCGAAGCTGGAGAAGCCGCAGGCGATCGAGCATCTCGACTCTATCCTCGAGGTGACCGACGCCATCATGGTGGCTCGCGGCGACCTGGGTGTCGAGGTGCCGCCGGAGAAGGTCCCCGCGATCCAGAAACACATCATTCGCCGCGCGGCGGAGTATCGCAAGCCGGTCATCACGGCGACGCAGATGCTCGAATCGATGATTGAGAATCCGCGTCCTACGCGAGCAGAGGCATCGGACGTCGCCAATGCTGTGTACGACGGAACGGATGCGGTGATGCTTTCGGCGGAGAGCGCTGCGGGAAAATATCCTGTCGAGGCAGTCGCCATGATGGCCAAGATCGTGACCGAGACCGAAGAGCAGATCCGCATCGATCCTCCCGACACTCGGCGGCATCAGCGGGGAGTGCGTCTCTCGGTCGCCGAGACGATCTGCGAGTGCATGGCGCACTCCGCCGAGGACCTCGAACTGGCGGCGATCGCCATCTTCACGGAGAGCGGCGCAACGGCGCGTCTGCTCTCGAAGTACCGCCCCGATCCACCGATCTTTGCCCTGTCTCCCTTTGAGAAGGTGATTAATCGGTCCATGCTGCTGTGGGGAACGTATCCGTTGCTCTGCGGCAGGTTCCACGACACGGACACGCTTGTAAACATGGCGGAGGACCTGCTGGAAGAGCATGGACAGGTGAGCGAGCATCAGATCGTCGGCATCGTCGCAGGCACCAGGACCCGCTCCGGCGCTACAAACTTTATGCGCCTGCACATGATCGGCGATCGCGAGACGGACACGCCCTCGAGGTCTCCGAGGAAACCGTCTACGAAGAAAAAGCAGCGAAGAAAGCGGTGA
- a CDS encoding PmoA family protein codes for MHKLLLGSVLVMSGLQVAAAASKVEVKTDEAKQRVDVTIDGKPFTAYVWPNTLKKPVLFPLVAADGVTVTRGYPLAPRETERVDHPHHAGLWFNYGNANGFDFWNNSDAIKPEQRAKMGTIHHEKIVSARSGAKGELVTDSVWETGAGQKIFNQRTKYVFSQQGDARTIDMTVTLTALDKVVFHDDKEGVLGIRVAHFLESATEKGGMFADASGRPTKVEGNTAGATGVYLTSEGKQGDAVWSTRGKWCKLTGTTTDGHTETIAIFDRTGNPNYPTYWHARGYGLFAANPLGQKIFDAKQPQLDYTVEKGKSVTFRYRITISSHDVTADEMNKASNAFEAQVK; via the coding sequence ATGCATAAGCTGCTTCTGGGCTCTGTGCTGGTGATGAGCGGCTTGCAGGTGGCTGCGGCAGCATCAAAGGTCGAGGTCAAGACCGATGAGGCGAAGCAGCGCGTCGATGTCACCATCGACGGCAAGCCCTTCACCGCCTACGTGTGGCCGAACACGCTGAAGAAGCCGGTGCTCTTCCCGCTGGTGGCCGCCGACGGCGTAACCGTGACGCGCGGATATCCGCTCGCTCCCCGTGAGACGGAGCGGGTGGACCATCCGCACCACGCGGGCTTGTGGTTCAACTACGGCAACGCCAACGGCTTCGACTTCTGGAACAACTCCGACGCCATCAAGCCCGAGCAACGGGCGAAGATGGGGACGATCCATCACGAGAAGATCGTCTCCGCCAGGAGCGGTGCAAAGGGCGAGTTGGTGACTGACTCTGTTTGGGAGACTGGTGCTGGTCAGAAGATCTTCAACCAACGGACGAAGTATGTCTTCTCGCAGCAGGGCGACGCGCGCACCATCGATATGACCGTCACCCTGACCGCGCTCGACAAGGTGGTCTTCCACGACGACAAGGAGGGCGTGCTGGGCATTCGCGTAGCGCACTTTCTTGAGTCGGCTACAGAAAAGGGCGGCATGTTCGCGGATGCAAGCGGGCGGCCGACCAAGGTCGAAGGGAATACCGCCGGGGCGACGGGCGTCTACCTGACAAGCGAAGGCAAGCAGGGCGACGCCGTCTGGTCGACACGCGGCAAGTGGTGCAAGCTCACCGGCACCACTACCGACGGCCACACGGAGACCATCGCGATCTTCGACCGCACCGGCAATCCCAACTACCCCACGTACTGGCACGCGCGCGGCTACGGTCTGTTTGCGGCGAATCCGCTGGGGCAGAAGATCTTCGACGCGAAGCAGCCGCAACTGGACTACACGGTTGAGAAGGGCAAGTCCGTAACCTTCCGCTACCGCATCACCATCTCATCGCACGATGTGACCGCCGATGAGATGAACAAGGCTTCGAATGCGTTTGAAGCGCAGGTGAAGTAG
- a CDS encoding isoprenylcysteine carboxylmethyltransferase family protein yields MTLMLLNPFWSFTPPPWRVAASLLCFVLANAFSWTSARALGENLRFDAAIGTRHELVRHGPYAIVRHPIYTSFLCVAWGIGLMATPPVLFAVATIVFLAGTEIRVRIEDRLLEEHFGDQARQFRRSTSAYIPFLR; encoded by the coding sequence ATGACTCTTATGTTGCTGAACCCGTTCTGGAGCTTTACACCTCCACCGTGGCGCGTAGCTGCCTCGCTTCTTTGCTTCGTTCTGGCAAACGCCTTCTCATGGACCTCAGCGCGCGCGCTTGGCGAAAATCTTCGCTTCGATGCCGCTATCGGGACAAGGCATGAGTTGGTGCGGCATGGGCCATATGCCATCGTTCGCCATCCTATCTATACGTCGTTCCTCTGCGTCGCATGGGGCATCGGATTGATGGCCACACCGCCCGTACTCTTCGCTGTGGCAACGATTGTCTTTCTGGCAGGAACAGAGATTCGTGTGCGGATCGAGGATCGTCTGCTGGAAGAGCACTTTGGCGATCAGGCACGGCAGTTCCGTCGCTCCACCAGCGCCTATATTCCGTTCCTGCGCTAA